GGCTGAGACAGACAATGCAGGCTGCTGGGGGGTGGTGGGTGCAGCATCAACAGGCAGGGCTAAAGCAGAGGGTGCAGCTTCAATGTTTGCCTCCTCACTCTCcaaatcctcctcctcctcctcttcctcctcctgaaGATCCACCCCCATGTGCTGCAGTACGAGCTCGACGAGTTCCTCCTTCTCAGTGCACGCATCCGTACTAATGTCACGCAGTGTAAGGTAACGGCGCAGGTCGCGCACTCGCAAACGCATGAGGCGTGCCCGTTCGAAAGCAGTCGCCCACAAGGCGTGGCACACACAGCAGCGCCGCAGGTTCTCCTGCAGCACGCTACAGAGTGCACAGAAGCTCCGCCCACAGTCTGAACACACATGCTGAACATATACACAATGCCAAAATTAGACTTCTGCAACAGGGCTAGATTGAATTATTTATGCACATTAAGATACATAACAGTTAAAGTATACAACTAGAAACCCACTTTTCTTCTGAAGACGGAGAAGGCGAGACCACAGGCTTTGCACACTGTTCCATTTGAAGGAGCAGGGCTAGACGGTGATTGAGAGGTGCTCGTTGAAGGGTAGGCGGAGTATCCAGCACCAGGGGCAAACCTGAATGGCCCGGCTCCACCCCCGAACCCAGCCTGATGGCTCCGAACTGCCCCCGAACCAATCAAATCGTTCAATAAACCACAACACGAAGCCCACATAGAGGCCTAAGAGAGAATAGGACAGGATTGAAAGGAAATGGACaggaagagagtgagagagagagagaaacagacacagagagaaacaaCAAGATCAAGTTTGACGTGCAGCTGTATAGTAATCAGAGTCCTGAATCGATCTGTTGGACACACGATGTACCATCATTGCCATTATTTCATACCATATAAAATGCACTTTTATAAAGAGTAGAGAGGTGAATCCCAAATAGCTCCCTGTTGGACATATAGTGCATTACACAGGGTGGAGATACTATTGATTTATTCCAAAAGCACCAACAGAAAGAGTAGGGAGATAAACCAAAAACTGAAGCCTCTTAGTGATATACACAGGATGTAGAAACCATTATTTCATACCACACACATAGTGCAGTGGTCTCGGCAGAAACCAAAATGCTAAACATAGTGTATTAGCGAAAATGACTACACTAAAACATGGAGTGTAGATGGCTTTATGTAGTTTAGTTAGGTTTCATGTTGAGAGCTAAAACCCTAATGGATCATATTAGGAATTAAGTACTActtaatattacattattataatatcatacatactgtacagtgaggGAGGCTGCAATGCCACCTCACAGATCCGATCTTGAGTTCAGGCTACAATGTGTGTGAAGCTTATCATATTCTTATTCATACAAGTTCcacagtttcctcccactgcaTCGACTATACTAAACGACCCCAAGGTGTGCATAAGTATGCAAATCTATTTGTCCATGGTGCTCTGAAATGTACTGGGATGTAATTTCCTCTCCTATACGCATGCAAACACTTATATAGCCATGTCTATGTGTAAAATTCTAGGAAATTATAGCTATAATGGCTTACCACAGCCTGATTATAAGGCAAATTAGCACTGAAACAATAAGCTTCCTGTTTACATCCCGCACTGCATTCTGGGTAAGGCGCATACAGATGCATGTGTTGTTAGGTCTGAAAAGCTGCTTTATTAAAGAAACCAGATGCAACTGCTGCATCTCCAAACTGATTTTTATTCCTGTGGGAATGAAGGGGAATCTATATCTTGATCTATAGACTGTGGATGTAAATGGTACACAAATTGacctttaaatgaataaatggaaCTTTTCGAAAAGAAAATGGCATATTTCTAAGTTTTAAAacaggtaaaataaaaacaggttgTGACTGATCACATTGCAAAAAACCTGATGACGGAAGCACATTCGCATATACACTgtggactctctctctcgctctctgtctctaaatatcacacacacacattttatatatatatatatatatatatatatatatatatatatatatatatatatatgcaaaagtTTTAAGCCACCCTCACCCCCCACATATTCTgcttccaaaaaaaaacttcaggaaaagttctccaggcttcctgacaGACTTCCTTGTTAGTTTTTTCTATCATTTTTAggccagtccctgtacctgaccagtttcgcAGTGACCAATTAATTATTCaagcataataaaaaacatatatgtcAAAACATATAGGTGCAGATGacgacagatgatcaggctggtgatcaGTATACCGGTAACGCTGAAGGCTGAGTGAGTAGaaaagacgagaggggaaatgaggttgctgctgaggtttttatttacacaaacaaTTTTACAGTTGTATCTTTAGTCAATTTGATGGTAAAAACTTTTTACTtccaatttctttcatttacagtaatctacactatttaatttaatgttggcttgggggcttagtggttagcactgttgccttaaaCCTCCAGTGTcagttcgattcctgcctcagggtctgtgtgcatggagtttgcatatacTCCCAGTGcttttggtgggtttcccccaggatactccagtttcctccctcaGTTCAAAGACCTACATTAGGTAATCAGCGTTCCCATATTGCCCATATTTCTGAATGTCCAGATGAATGTTGACTAAAGGTCCTACCAGGGCcgaaaaatgagaataaatacaatgctaatcaccattggcctctacggtccctagttggaatacagatgttcctagatggatggatggtaaaataaatatataaatatatatatatatatatatatatatatatatatatatatatatatatatatatacgcacacacacacataaatgcaTGCAGATGTTTATAATGGATGCATATGTatttgtccatgtgtgtgtgtgtgtgcatgtgtgtgtggatattcCCACAATTCAAACATctgcatatattatatatattatttacactgctataattgt
The sequence above is drawn from the Clarias gariepinus isolate MV-2021 ecotype Netherlands chromosome 17, CGAR_prim_01v2, whole genome shotgun sequence genome and encodes:
- the rnf34b gene encoding E3 ubiquitin-protein ligase RNF34 isoform X1; this encodes MKASMWASCCGLLNDLIGSGAVRSHQAGFGGGAGPFRFAPGAGYSAYPSTSTSQSPSSPAPSNGTVCKACGLAFSVFRRKHVCSDCGRSFCALCSVLQENLRRCCVCHALWATAFERARLMRLRVRDLRRYLTLRDISTDACTEKEELVELVLQHMGVDLQEEEEEEEEDLESEEANIEAAPSALALPVDAAPTTPQQPALSVSAPQEETHRTNNSSGTSQDGGDVASVSLLPLENNERLLESSPVTQRRARASISDLASEDDIELLTVRQLKEILARNFVNFSGCCEKWELVERVQRLYREHQLNRTSLENMSNSITAVVAYPPSICDGDVGGVAPLSTLDENVCRICMDAVIDCVLLECGHMITCTRCGKKMNECPICRQYVVRAVHVFKS
- the rnf34b gene encoding E3 ubiquitin-protein ligase RNF34 isoform X3 encodes the protein MKASMWASCCGLLNDLIGSGAVRSHQAGFGGGAGPFRFAPGAGYSAYPSTSTSQSPSSPAPSNGTVCKACGLAFSVFRRKHVCSDCGRSFCALCSVLQENLRRCCVCHALWATAFERARLMRLRVRDLRRYLTLRDISTDACTEKEELVELVLQHMGVDLQEEEEEEEEDLESEEANIEAAPSALALPVDAAPTTPQQPALSVSAPQEETHRTNNSSGTSQDGGDVASVSLLPLENNERLLESSPVTQRRARASISDLASEDDIELLTVRQLKEILARNFVNFSGCCEKWELVERVQRLYREHQLNRTSLENMSNSITAGVAPLSTLDENVCRICMDAVIDCVLLECGHMITCTRCGKKMNECPICRQYVVRAVHVFKS
- the rnf34b gene encoding E3 ubiquitin-protein ligase RNF34 isoform X2; translated protein: MASMWASCCGLLNDLIGSGAVRSHQAGFGGGAGPFRFAPGAGYSAYPSTSTSQSPSSPAPSNGTVCKACGLAFSVFRRKHVCSDCGRSFCALCSVLQENLRRCCVCHALWATAFERARLMRLRVRDLRRYLTLRDISTDACTEKEELVELVLQHMGVDLQEEEEEEEEDLESEEANIEAAPSALALPVDAAPTTPQQPALSVSAPQEETHRTNNSSGTSQDGGDVASVSLLPLENNERLLESSPVTQRRARASISDLASEDDIELLTVRQLKEILARNFVNFSGCCEKWELVERVQRLYREHQLNRTSLENMSNSITAVVAYPPSICDGDVGGVAPLSTLDENVCRICMDAVIDCVLLECGHMITCTRCGKKMNECPICRQYVVRAVHVFKS